The Bacillus sp. F19 DNA segment AAGTTAGCGATTCCAAAGTTAAGACCAAAGAATACTAAACATGCAAGAACAAAGTTCACGATATCCATCCATAAACCAGCTTTAATGATCATTGGAGTACGGGTTAATAATTCGATGAAACCAAATGAGTGAACACGGATGTCGATGATATCGACGATCGCAAATGCAAGCCCTGTTGTAATAGCGTATACAATATACAGAACAGGAGCAGCGAACATGAACATGAATTCGATTGGCTCTGTTACGCCAGTTAAAAATACTGCAAGACCTGCAGATAAGAACATTGATTTATATTTTATTCGTTTGTCTTTATCAACATTGCGGTACATCGCATAAGCAATACCGATTAGTGAAGCTGTAGAAAGAATCATTTGCCCAACTTTAAAACGGGCTGGAGTCACGTCATTTAACAACTGGTTATAGCTTGCAGTATCTCCTGCAGCAAGGAAGTTGTTTAAGTCGGCAATCCATGCAAGCCATAAAGGATCTTGACCGGATACTGTTGAACCAGCGCTTCCGCCAGTTAAGATTTCGTATGTTCCGCCAAGAGACGTATAGTTCATCGGCACCGTCAGCATGTGATGAAGTCCGAAAGGAAGAAGCAGGCGCTCAAGGGCGCCAAAGATAAATGGTGCAACAATTGGTGCCGTGTTGCGTGAAGTGGCAATCCATTGACCGAAGTTATTTAAAAGTCCTTGAATAAATGGCCAAACTAGAGATAATACGATAGCGGTTACAACAGATCCGCCGATAACTGCGAAAGGCACAAAGCGCTTGCCGTTAAAGAATGAAAGTGATTCTGGAAGCTTATTGAAATTGTAATATTTATTGAACAGGTTTGCACCAAGGAAACCTGCGATAATCCCAACGAATACACCCATGTTTAATGCCGGAGCACCTAATACAGATGTGAAGTAATCTTTAACAATTAATTCTTGTCCGAATAAAGAATTTACAGTTGCTTCAGGATCTGCAAGCATAGCAGAATTAACTCCGAAGATTGCTCCTGTAATACGGTTAATAAGAATGAACGCGATTAATGCAGCGAATGCTCCGCCAGCTCGTTCCTTAGCCCAGGAACCCCCAATCGCAACTGCAAACAGGATATGAAGATTGGTGATAATGCCCCAACCGATGTCTTCCATCACTCGCGCAATCGTTTGCACAAGCGTGATGTCTCCGCCTGACATGGCGATTAACTTGCCAAGTGAGATCATAATTCCGGCTGCTGGCATAACGGCTACAACAACCATCAAGGCTTTACCGAATTTTTGCCAGAAATCAAACGATAATAAGTTCTTCATCTTTTGCCCTTCTTTCCCCTATTAAATATAAATAGTGTAAACGAATTCATTATTAGGAAGAATTGCTTACTTATTTTTTAAAATAATGTTGTGCAAATATGAGTGCAACCTCGTGCAATCGCTTGCATAAGCCTATTTTAAATAAAGGGCTTTCATATTGCAACAAAAAAATGATAAGTTTTTCATATTTTTATAGAATATCTTTTTTCTAGAGCGAATTTCCTCCTGAGAGATATGAATTAGGCGAGAATCCTTCATATATATATTTTCCGTATAGAAAAGTTCATCAAAGTTTTGCTTGTAGTAAAAGTATGCTTCAAAAGGGATGATATACTGTAATGATATCGGAGGAATCTTTTTTTGAATAATTTACGTAGTTCTTACTATATAAGCTTGATTATTTAGGAGGTTATCGTGGCTGCTCAACTTGAATATATGGTAGAGGCAGAAAAATTTATCAGACAATGTTATCAGGAGCTGGGCAAAACGGAAGAAGAAACTGTTGCCCGTCTTTTGCAAATCAAATCTCTGCTCGATAAAGAGGGTCAGTATCATTTAACGTTTAAAGAACTTGAGCATGGGGCTAAACTGGCGTGGAGAAACAGCAATAAGTGCATTGGCCGCTTATTCTGGAACACGCTAAAAGTTGTGGATGCAAGAGACCTTGCGACAGAAGAAGAAATCAGGGACGCACTGTTTTCGCATATTGAATATGCAACCAACAACGGCAGAATCCGTCCGCTTATTACGATTTTTAAGCCTGTTCTGGATGGATCTGAACCTGTCCGGATCTGGAATCACCAGCTGCTGAGATATGCGGGTTATGAAACGGATTCAGGCATTGTCGGCGATCAAGGGTCCATCGCATTTACAAAGAAATGTGAAGAGCTTGGATGGGAGGGAGGGGGAACGGACTATGATCTGCTTCCGCTTGTCATACAGGCAGGAAATCGGGAGCCGGTGTGGTATGAAATCCCTTCTGAAATTGTGTTTGAAATTCCAATCACGCATCCTCAATACCCGGAGTTCTGCGAGCTTGACGCCAAATGGTATGCTGTTCCGATTATATCCGACATGAGCCTTGAAATAGGCGGGATAACGTTTCCTGCAGCACCGTTCAATGGCTGGTATATGGGAACGGAAATCGGGGCAAGGAATTTAGCTGACGAGGGAAGATATAACATGCTTCCAAAAGTGGCTTCAATTATGGGAATGGATACCTCCTCCAATGCAACGCTTTGGAAAGACAAAGCACTTGTTGAACTGAACGTTGCTGTATTGCACTCTTTCAAAGAAGCAGGAGCAAGCATTGTCGATCATCATACCGCTGCCCAGCAATTTAAACGCTTTGAGCACAACGAAGCGGCAGAGGGACGGGGTGTAACTGGAGATTGGACATGGCTGATTCCTCCGGTTGCACCTGCGACGACACATATTTTTCATAAACAGTATGAAAATAAAACCGTGAAGCCGAATTATTTATATCAGGATCGTGCTTATTAGGACAAGCTCATTTATGGGCTTGTTTTTTAATTTCAAGGCTTTGTTAATGCTTGGTGATGATTTTCTTAATTGACAGATCTATAAACTTGATATGGATAGGGCTGAGCGCAAACTCCATTTATTCTGCTTATTCTATATTGTACACTCTAATTAAAGGTCCCCCCTTTTTATTGAAAAAGCATCTGCTTTCACCTAAGCAGATGCTCCTTTTTGTTTCGTGTTTCTTCTATTTTTTAATCGATTTATTAGTGTTTCATAAAAGTGAAAAGTTATTAATTTTGATTAAATATGACTAATTTTTGTTCCGTCATTTCCTCAATGGCGTACTTTACACCTTCCCGTCCAATTCCACTTTCTTTTACTCCCCCATATGGCATATGGTCCAGACGGAACGTAGGGATATCATTTACTATAACGCCTCCTACGTGCAGCTTTTGCGAAGCCATTAATGCCGTACGAATATTCTCTGTGTAAATACCCGCTTGCAATCCGTAGCGAGAATCATTGACAAGCTCTATTGCTTGATCAACAGTTGAGAATTTATTGATCAATACGATAGGGGCAAACACTTCTTGGCAAGAAACTTTTTGGGACGGATCCACTTCCAATAAAACAGTTGGATGCAAAATATTTCCTTCCGATTTACCTCCTGTCGCCACTATTGCTCCTTTCTGCTTCGCTTCCTCAATCCATTCGAGGGATCGTTCTATGTCCCGGGGACTGATTAATGCAGAAACATCTGTCATCGGATCAAGAGGATCTCCTAGTTTTAGCTTTTGAGTCGCTGCAACGAATTTTTCTGTAAATGTTTCATATAGTTCTTCATGAACATAAACCCGCTGAACGGAAATACAGACTTGTCCTTGAAATGCAAACGCTCCGGTTACACAACGTGAAATGATTTTGTCAATATCAACGCCTTTGTCAATAATGACCGCCGCATTAGAACCTAATTCAAGGGTGACCTTTTTTAATCCGGCTTTATTCCGAATGTCAATGCCTACGGAGGGGCTTCCTGTAAAAGATATCTTTTGAATTCTTTCATCTGTCACAAGCTTTTCACCTATTAATTTCCCGCTTCCTGTTACAACATTGAATGCTCCTGCCGGCAACCCGGCTTCCTGGAGTAACTCAGCAAGAAATAATGAGGACAATGGTGTTTGTGCAGCCGGTTTTAAAACAACGGAATTGCCTGAAGCAAGTGCAGGTCCTACTTTATGTGCTACTAGGTTCATAGGAAAGTTAAAAGGTGTTATTGCCGCAATGACTCCTATTGGCTCCCGGACAGTATAGGCAACTCTTCCTTCTCCTCCTGGTGCAGCATCAACCGGTATCGTTTCTCCATGTATCCGTTTTGCTTCTTCAGCAGAAAATTTATATGTTTGAATCGTGCGATCAACTTCCCCTTTTGCAGTAGAAAGTGGTTTAGCTGCCTCCAGAGCAATTATTTCTGCCGCTTCATCTGATCTTTGTTCTAATAGATTTGCAAGATTCTCTAAAATCCTTGCACGCTTATAACTTGGCATATCAGCCATTGTTTTTCTGGCTTCATAAGCAGCAGTCAACGCCATTTCTACTTCTGTAAGAGTTGCTGCAGGAACTTCTGCAATCACCTCTCCACTGTAAGGAGATAATAAAGGACTATAGCTTTCTGCATTTACCCACTCACCGTTAATAAATAAGTTTTTTTTCATAATGAATCTCCTCGCCTTGCATTATTTGTGTAGTAATAATTCTTGTGTTTACTTGGCTGCATAGTTTTCTGAAGCAAGATCTGCTTCGATAACTGAGATAGAATTGTTTAGAATCTCAATCATTTTCTTGATTTCGTCTTTATTAATCGTTAACGGCGGTGCAAATACTACTATATCTTGATCATCCAAGACGACTGATCTGCAAATAAGCCCTTGTTTTGCAGCTTCTAAAACAATTGCAGGAGACAGAGGGGCAGCGTAATGTTCTTTTGTTTTTGAATCTATGGCAATTTCAATACCTGCCATCAACCCAAGCCCTTTTACTTTACCGACTATTTTTTGGTCTTGCTGGATTCGGTATAGTCCTTTTAGCAGTTCCTGTCCCATTGCTTCAGCATTTTCTATTAAATGTTCCTGTTCAATAATCTCTAAATTTTTCAATGCAACCGCACAAGCCATTGGATGCCCGCTATACGTGTATCCATGCAGCAAAGTGCCCGTTGAGAGCTCCGTTAATTCCCGATGGATCTTTTCGGATATCATGACCCCTCCAAGCTGAGCATATCCGCTTGTGACACCTTTTGCAAAGCACATCATATCAGGTGCAACACCGTAATGATCCATTCCAAAGTACATTCCTGTTCGGCCAAATCCAGTTATCACTTCATCTGTAATAAATAAAACTCCATACTCATCGCAAATTTCACGTACTTCCTTAAAATAATTTTCCGGAGCTACGTGAATGCCCCCTGCTCCTTGTACAGGTTCTGCAATAAAAGCCGCAATCGTTTCAGGACCTTCTGCTGCAATCAATTCTCGTAAAGATTGAGAAGAAAAGTTGTCTGCGTACAGAAAATCAGGAGCCAGTGAGTTCGTGAAATCCCGAAAAGCTTTCAGCCCAGTTGCACTTGTTGCCCCCATTGAGACTCCGTGATAGGATTTTGTTCTTGAAATAATCTTTTTTCTTCCTGGCTGACCTTTTAGAATCCAGTAATGGCGTGCAAGTTTATAAGCTGTATCATTCGCCTCCGAACCGCCAGAAGTGAAGAAGGTTGCGCTTAAATCTCCAGGAGCTATTTGTGCAAGTTTTGCGGCCAATCGAATGGCAGGTTCGTTGCTATATGTGGCAAAACAGGAACTGAAACCCAGTTTTGACATCTGCTCCATCGCAATTTTGCCTAATTCCCCGCGCCCATGCCCTGCGTTTACATTCCAGAGAGATGACATACCATCAATGACTTCTTTTCCTGTTACATCTTGAAGGTAGACTCCCTTTCCTTCTGTAAAAATAAAAGCAGGCCCCTGTTCTTGCTGCTGTTTAACTGGGGATGTTGGATGGATAAAATGTTTTTTATCTAACTCTCTTAATTCCTGGATTGTGTTTTCAGTATGTGTCATCATGAACACCCTTTCTTTTTGAATAAATAAATATGATCTTACCTATTTATTATGCAAGATTCGTGCCAACTAATTTTCCTAGAGTTAAGGCTGTTTTTTAGTTTAATTGATTTAAAATTAAATCAAATATGTGGTTTTTAATTTAATTATTGATTATTTTCTCTTTTTTGATTTATATTTTAATCAACATTTATAGACATAAAAGGAGGGGACCGTATTGGAAGATGGAATGCTGGGGATGGAATTAAATAAAATTATCGAAACATCGAATAATAACATTACAATTACTGATGAAAAAGGAATTATTTTACGATCTAATCGAGAACATTGGGCAATTTATGATATGCAGCCTGATACATACATCGGTACATCGGTTTATCAATTAGAAAAAGAAGGGCTGCTTTCACCTTCTATCAATGCAATCGTTTTAAAGGAAAAAAAATTCACTCGTATTATGCAGCATACAAGAACAGGCCGAGTTGTCATGTCAACTGGCTATCCGATTTTCAATAAGGAAGGCCTCCTGGTTAGAGTGATCAGCTATAGTCAGGATCAGACCGAAATATGGAAATTGCAGGAACAATACGAGGAATTACAACGCAAGATAAAGGGCTATCAGACAGAAGTCGAGGATTTAAGGGGAAAGGAACTTGGTCATCATGCTTTTATCGCTAGAAGTAATCAAACACAGCAGATTTTAAAAACGATTCATAATGTCGCTAAAACCGATGCCACGATTCTTTTTTTAGGACCAACTGGGGTAGGGAAAAGTACGTTTGCACGCGCTCTTCATAATCAAAGCAACCGAAATAAAGAGCCATTTATTGAGGTGAATTGCAGCACAATCCCAGAAAGTTTGTTTGAATCAGAGATATTTGGATATGAACCAGGATCCTTTACAGGGGGAAACAAACAAGGCAAGCAGGGACTGATTGAACAAGCTGACAGCGGTACTCTTTTTTTAGATGAAATCGGGGAACTCCCCCTTGCTATGCAAGCTAAATTATTGAAAGTGCTTCAAGAAAAAAAGATAAAGCGCATCGGCGGAAAAAAAGAAAGACTTATTAACTTCCGGCTAATCGCAGCAACAAATCAGGATCTGGAGAAGATGGTAAATGAAGGAAAGTTTAGGTTAGATTTGTTTTACCGTTTAAATGTGATACCTATTCAAATTCCTTCATTACTTGAGCGTAAAGAAGATATACCAATCTTAATTCAGCATTACTTGCAGAAAACCAATGATAAATACCAGACAATAAAAAAATTACATCCCTCGACTTATGAAGTATTGACGCATTATGAATGGCCCGGGAATATACGGGAATTAGAAAATTTGATTGAACGGTTAATTCTTACCATTGATGAACCCGCTATCTATCCCAAACACCTTCCCCTAGCCATCACAGGGCAAGTGGAACAGACGGAAGATTCCTCTTCCTCCGCAATTGAACAGGAATTAAGCGGGAAACAAGATCTTAAAAAGACGTTAGAAAAGATTGAAATACAATTGATTGCCAAAGCATATAAACAATGTAAAACGACATACGAAATGGCAGATTATTTGGGAATCAGTCAACCTTCAGTCATCTATAAATTAAAGAAATATAAGGAACATTTTTGAATCATTAGGAAGAATCTCTGATATAAAAGAAATTTATCACCTAATTTAATCTTTCCTTCGCGAACTCCTTTATCTAAAGCGAGAGGGATTGCAGCTGATGAGGTAATTCCGTCATCCACTAAACAATGTGTAGTCATTCGGAAGGCCGCTTTTTTCGCCAATCAGCTTCATTGGCTGATACGAATTGCTTGCCGGTCATTGCCAAAGCACTTGATATTATCTGAGTGCTTTTTTGTTCGATCATTCTCGGAATTAGAATTTTCAGATTCATATAGATAAAGAGATAAATAATTCATATCCAAATGCTATAATTTACTGGTAATACCATCAATTACAAAGAGCGGAGATGAGGAAATGAAATCTTTAGCAAACAAGTTTTCCACTCAATTTGAATGGATATTGAATGTGATTAATGTTGGTGTCCATATAGTTAATAAGGATGGAGATACCGTATTCTACAATGAAATGATGGCTCATATCGATGGGCTGAATCGTGAACAGGTGTTAGGAAAAAATATCTTTCAGCTGTATCCATCCTTAACGGACGAATCCAGTACGCTGTATTTGGCATTGGGAAAAGGCATAGAAACGAATGAGTCTATTCAAACCTATGTCAATTTAAAAGGGGAAAAAATAACTTCTATCAATAGCACTTATTCTTTATACGAGGAAGGTAAAGTTATTGGGGCAGTGGAAATCGCCAAGGATATTACTAAGGTCATGAGCATGTACGATCAAATTGTGGATCTGCGTTCTCAGCTGGCCGAGACCCACAAGAAAAGCAAGTTCTTTGCAGGTACAGCCACTTATCATTTTAGTGATTTAATTGGGGACAGCCCTGCTTTTCAAGAAGCTATTTCATTGGCGAAAAAAGCGGCTCGTACACATTCTCCAGTAATGATTTATGGACCTACAGGAACAGGAAAAGAACTAATTGCCCAAAGTATACATAATGTAAGTGCTCGGCGAAATCAGCCATTCATTGCGCAAAATTGTGCTGCTGTTCCAAAGGAATTAATGGAGGGTCTGCTGTTTGGTACAACGAAAGGGGCTTTTACGGGAGCGGTGGACCGTCTGGGTATTTTTGAACAGGCAAGTGGCGGTACCCTGTTTCTTGATGAACTGAATAGTCTAGACCTTGGTCTGCAGGCAAAATTGCTTCGAGTATTACAAGAAGGGGAAATACGCCGTGTTGGAGGATCGAAGGAACAGAAAATTAATGTAAAAATCATTGCTGCGATGAATATTTCTCCAGATGAGGCGTTAGAGCGGGGAATTATTCGCTCAGATTTATTTTTCCGTCTAAATGTTGTGACAATCCAAATGCCATCTCTACTGGAACGCAAAGAAGATATTCCTGAAATCGTAAATCACTTTATTCACAAATTCAATCGATCATTCGTTTCGGATGTACGAGGGATCAGCCGAAAAGCTATGCAACGGATGCTTCAATATCCATGGCCGGGGAACATTCGGGAATTGGGTCATGCTATAGAGTTAGCTTTTAACGTCATGGACGCGGGTGAAAAAACAATTGATGAACATCATCTTCCTGCTTATTTATTCCCATCAGGAAAGTATTCCGCTTTAAATACGCAGAACCATCTTCCTCCATTAAAAAATGAGATTGATTTACCTGCTGTGCTGGAAGAAATAGAAAGGGATATGATTATAAATATGTTTGAGAAATGTAACGGGAATATCAGCAAAACAGCTGAGGCTCTCAATATAAAGAGACAGGGTTTACAGTATAAGCTAAACAAATACGGTATCGAGAAAGTATATACCGGAAGAATAAGGGAATGAAAATAATCTAGATAATTTTGGAAACGCTTCCATTTTGATGAGTCAAAAGTAAAATTGTAATAAGTGAGTAATGGAATATTCTTCGAGTCTGCTGCTATCCCGAGTGAAACTAACTAAAAATATTAATAAATTTAACTTGGAGCAAATTATTTGGCTGCAAAACATCATGCGTAACGCAAAATATCTTGCGTTTTTTAAAAAGAGAGAGGGCATACAGCCCTCTTTTTTCTATGTTTTCCTCGTTTTGTATGTTGGCATCATTCTTGCAAGTAGATAAATATAAAGAACAATCCAAAGTTCTTAAGATAGAAGGAGGTAATTTTAATGAGTTTGATGGAGATGGACTTAAAACGTAAAGAATACCTTGGTGGACGCAGACACTATAATGAAATTGAACTGTGGAAAGATGTAACGGAAGAGAAATGGAATGATTGGCTCTGGCAATTAACAAATACAATTAAAACTCTGGACGATCTGAAAAAAGTTGTGAACTTGACACCGGATGAAGAAGAAGGGGTTCGAATTTCGACTCAAACAATTCCTTTAAATATTACGCCTTACTATGCATCCTTAATGAATCCGAATGATCCTCGCTGCCCGATTCGTTTACAGTCTGTACCGCTTTCGGCAGAAATGAACAAGACAAGATATGATTTGGAAGATCCGCTGCATGAGGATGAAGATTCCCCAGTGCCAGGTCTGACGCATCGTTATCCGGACCGCGTTCTATTTCTTGTCACGAACCAATGCTCTATGTATTGCCGTTATTGTACTCGCCGTCGCTTTTCTGGTCAGGTTGGCATGGGGGTTCCTAAGAAGCAATTAGACGCAGCGATTGAATATATTCGAAATACTCCAGAAGTGAGAGACGTTCTGATTTCAGGAGGAGATGGGCTGTTAATCAATGATAAGATTCTCGAATACGTATTAAGTAATTTACGTGCTATCCCACATGTGGAAATTATTCGGATTGGTACTCGTGCCCCGGTCGTTTTCCCGCAGAGGATTACAGAGAATTTATGCAATATTCTGAAAAAATATCATCCAATCTGGTTAAATACGCATTTCAATCATTCACTTGAACTGACGGAAGAAGCGAAAAAGGCATGTGATATGCTGTCGATGGCTGGAGTGCCGCTTGGTAATCAGGCTGTCATTCTTGCTGGGATTAACGATAGTGTTCATATCATGAAAAAGCTTATGCACGACTGTGTTAAAGCTAGAGTAAGACCTTATTACATTTATCAATGTGATTTATCTGAAGGGATTGGCCATTTCCGTGCCCCGGTTTCTAAAGGACTGGAAATCATTGAAGCGCTTCGCGGCCATACATCAGGATATGCGGTGCCGACCTTTGTGGTAGACGCTCCTGGAGGAGGAGGAAAAATCGCCTTGACTCCTAATTACCTCCTTTCACAAAGTCCTGATAAAGTGGTCTTACGAAACTTTGAAGGAGTTATTACAAGCTATCCGGAGCCGAAGAACTACATTCCTGGAAGTGCAGATGCTTACTTTGATGAGGTATATGGTACGGAAGAAAGAAAAGAAGCCGTGGGAATCGCTGCTCTCATGACAGACGAAAAATTCAATTTGGTACCAGAAGGCCTCCGCCGCCTTGACAAGAGAAAAGCGTATGAGAGTACTGATGAACATGCATCCTTAAAGGATCGCCGTGATAAACGGGATGAAATGAAAGAAAAATTGATGAAAGCTCAAGAAAAAAAGAATCAACCGACGGTGTAGACCTCGGTGAAAAATAAACGCAAGGGGGAATAAAGATGGATTGCTTGTGGTGTAATGCCCCAAACGTGGAGGAAAGTGAAAAAAAGGATTGTTACTGGATTATGCCTGATGGTAAACGATCAATAAAGATTCTTCAAGTTCCAGCTCTGAACTGTCCGAATTGCGGAATCTATGTGTCTGACTTGATGAATCAAAAGGTGGATGAAGCTTTATATATATATGACGTGAGTGAGTATCCTGATGAGTTTACGTATGAACAGCTTCTTTCAGCCCCTGTAAAGAAATTGTTTAATTGGAAATAGAATGCCGGGAGAAGATGATGAATCATCACTTCTCCCGAATTTAGATGAGGAGGGTACATAATGTCTGTTCAAAACCTGCCTTTTTTCACCCGAATTGAGACTGGGGAATGTTTTAAAATAGAGCTCTTTCTAGATCATGCGAATCTTCGCTTACGCATAGATGATTATCAAGGAAATATCAAAAAAGTGATAGCTCGAGCACTGGTCATCGCTCAGGAACATGGTTTTACAAAAGTGATCCTTAAAGCTAGGCAGGAAGATTTATCTGCGATATTGGCTCATGGATTTATGCTGGAGGGGAAATTGAATAGGTATTTTAATGGGAATGATGCTTATTGCATGGCATTATATTTTACCAATGAGAGGCGATCAAGCGACTATTGGATGAAAGAAGACAAAATTCTAAAAGAAATCATTGAGATTCCCAGGCTGATAGAAAAGCCGAAAATACCTGAAAATTACTCCCTTCGATTTGCTGCAGTTGAAGATGCACACGAGCTGGCAAATTTATATAGTACAATTTTTGAAACCTATCCAACACCAATGAATGATGAGCATTATATAAAAAAAGTGATAGAAGAAGGTACGATCTTCAGTGTTATCCAATATGAAGGATCCATCGTGAGTGCCGCATCCGCGGAGGTAAATGATATCTATCATAATGCTGAACTAACAGACTGTGCGACTATCCCTCATCATAGAAAGCATGGTTTTATGAAGGTGCTTCTCTCGGCATTAGAACAAGAACTTATCAGGCGAAATATTTATTGTGCCTATTCTTTAGCACGAGGTTTGTCAATGGGGATGAACGCTGTTTTTCACCAGCTGGGATATGAATATGGAGGAAGATTAACAAAGAATTGCAATATTTGGGATAAGTATGAGGATATGAATATTTGGGTTAAAGATTTATCTTCTTGAAAGGATTTTTAAAATAGGAGGAAATTTTTATGGCTAAATACACATGGGTAGATAAAGATACTTGTATTGCCTGTGGAGCATGCGGTGGAACAGCACCTGATATTTATGACTTTGACGAACAGGGACTTGCTTTCGTTGTCTTGGACGAAAATCAGGGGATTGCTGAAATTCCTGAGATTCTTCATGATGACATGCATGAAGCAATGGAAGGCTGCCCTACAGAATCAATTCTCATTCAGGATGAACCTTTTAATAGGTAAACCCGGTTTCAAAGATTCAAATTTGCCATTTTTTTTCATTTATTTAATAGAATTTTTCCAATAGATTTAGGGAATTTGGACGGTCCACTCCTTACACCTCATTTCACCCTTGATATTAACGAATAGCGACCCTGAACTTAATAGATCATAATTTATGGTATTACCAGGAACTTGCTTCTGAAACATATTGTACGAATGTACCGATTGCAGGGAATGGACAGTGGAAATCTAAATTGTTGTTCCTTTTATATATTCAAATTAATAGGTTAACTGATTCATAGAAATAGAAAAATGAGTAGTGGGCAAGAAACTTAAAAAAGGAGAGATGAAATGAAGCGGAGTCATTTGATTAAGCCTATTCTAGATTATAACTATCCCACCGTCTCTCATGGGAATGGAATATATCTTTATGACATGGATGGTAATCAATACATCGACGGATCATCAGGTGCGGTTACAGCAAGTATTGGTCATGGAGTATTAGAGGTTGTTGATGCCATG contains these protein-coding regions:
- a CDS encoding sigma 54-interacting transcriptional regulator; the encoded protein is MKSLANKFSTQFEWILNVINVGVHIVNKDGDTVFYNEMMAHIDGLNREQVLGKNIFQLYPSLTDESSTLYLALGKGIETNESIQTYVNLKGEKITSINSTYSLYEEGKVIGAVEIAKDITKVMSMYDQIVDLRSQLAETHKKSKFFAGTATYHFSDLIGDSPAFQEAISLAKKAARTHSPVMIYGPTGTGKELIAQSIHNVSARRNQPFIAQNCAAVPKELMEGLLFGTTKGAFTGAVDRLGIFEQASGGTLFLDELNSLDLGLQAKLLRVLQEGEIRRVGGSKEQKINVKIIAAMNISPDEALERGIIRSDLFFRLNVVTIQMPSLLERKEDIPEIVNHFIHKFNRSFVSDVRGISRKAMQRMLQYPWPGNIRELGHAIELAFNVMDAGEKTIDEHHLPAYLFPSGKYSALNTQNHLPPLKNEIDLPAVLEEIERDMIINMFEKCNGNISKTAEALNIKRQGLQYKLNKYGIEKVYTGRIRE
- the ablB gene encoding putative beta-lysine N-acetyltransferase, coding for MSVQNLPFFTRIETGECFKIELFLDHANLRLRIDDYQGNIKKVIARALVIAQEHGFTKVILKARQEDLSAILAHGFMLEGKLNRYFNGNDAYCMALYFTNERRSSDYWMKEDKILKEIIEIPRLIEKPKIPENYSLRFAAVEDAHELANLYSTIFETYPTPMNDEHYIKKVIEEGTIFSVIQYEGSIVSAASAEVNDIYHNAELTDCATIPHHRKHGFMKVLLSALEQELIRRNIYCAYSLARGLSMGMNAVFHQLGYEYGGRLTKNCNIWDKYEDMNIWVKDLSS
- a CDS encoding ferredoxin, encoding MAKYTWVDKDTCIACGACGGTAPDIYDFDEQGLAFVVLDENQGIAEIPEILHDDMHEAMEGCPTESILIQDEPFNR
- the ablA gene encoding lysine 2,3-aminomutase: MDLKRKEYLGGRRHYNEIELWKDVTEEKWNDWLWQLTNTIKTLDDLKKVVNLTPDEEEGVRISTQTIPLNITPYYASLMNPNDPRCPIRLQSVPLSAEMNKTRYDLEDPLHEDEDSPVPGLTHRYPDRVLFLVTNQCSMYCRYCTRRRFSGQVGMGVPKKQLDAAIEYIRNTPEVRDVLISGGDGLLINDKILEYVLSNLRAIPHVEIIRIGTRAPVVFPQRITENLCNILKKYHPIWLNTHFNHSLELTEEAKKACDMLSMAGVPLGNQAVILAGINDSVHIMKKLMHDCVKARVRPYYIYQCDLSEGIGHFRAPVSKGLEIIEALRGHTSGYAVPTFVVDAPGGGGKIALTPNYLLSQSPDKVVLRNFEGVITSYPEPKNYIPGSADAYFDEVYGTEERKEAVGIAALMTDEKFNLVPEGLRRLDKRKAYESTDEHASLKDRRDKRDEMKEKLMKAQEKKNQPTV
- a CDS encoding YokU family protein produces the protein MDCLWCNAPNVEESEKKDCYWIMPDGKRSIKILQVPALNCPNCGIYVSDLMNQKVDEALYIYDVSEYPDEFTYEQLLSAPVKKLFNWK